AGAGGGAGCTGATTCCTCATGAAGTATATTCATTGGAGCGAGCATACCAAATAGTGCTGGAATTGGAGCGCTACTTGAAGACTCCTACAACTGTGCATAGCCGATCTGACCAGGAAAATCCTGAATTTCGTCCCAGCTCATCGGGAACAGCACCATCTCCATTTGTCAATAGCTCCAGTACTGCCAATTCATTGGTGAAAGCTGATACAGGAAAGGGAGTACAATCTGGTGTTCGAGGAGGGGGATCTGTAAAGTGCTCAAGTGTCTAGGCCATGGTCACTATGCTGGCCAATGCCCAACCAAAGAGAAACCTCGTAGTCTGTTTGCAGCAAGCACAGGAAAAGAGGCTCGAGNNNNNNNNNNNNNNNNNNNNCCTTTACAAGGTTTATGAGCGAAACAAATGGAAGGAGAAAGCACCTAATCATTCAAGATAATTATTACACCTGGGAGGGAACAAAGTCTGATGCCTGAAGTCTCTAAGCTGTTTGTGTCTTTTCATATTTCCATTTCAGTTTAGTAGTCTTAAGGTCTCTTTAAGTTAGTCTTAAATGCGTCAGTTTCAGGAGAGAGTCCTAATGAGTCTTTAATGCTGCAGTTTTAGAAGAGTCTTTAAGAGTCTTTAGTGCAGTCCATTTGAGCTACCAGCTCAAGTATAAATAAGTGTAAGGGCTACCTAGGTATGCTATGCTATGTTATATGAATAAAAAATTATCAGAGTGTTTCTGAGTTTTCCTGTGATGGGATTGGCGTGAAGCCTAGTTTGGGTGAGAGGCCTAAATTTTGGTGAGAAACCAGGGAGTGATTCCCAAATCCAAGTGTTTTGTGTGTGTTTAAATCCCCAAGCTTTAGAGCTTGTTGATCCTGGTATCTAAGCAGTAGGTTTGCTGCATCACTGAACCTTCTAAAAATGTTATGCATGGAAGAAAACAGAAATGGACTTAGAAATTTTTAAAAAAAATGGAACTCAAGATATTCACAGTTTGAGGCATCTTGAGAATTAGAGTTCAAGAAATTTGGAAGAGCTCCCTCATTATTACAAACCAGTAAATTCAAGAGGCTCATTCTGTGATTATTTAGCAAACAAGAAATGCTGCTATAAATCAAGAAGGTACCACAGCACGCTCTTAACTTTCAAGGTTTCTTGTAACTAAATACATAGATCAATTCGTTCCAGTATAAAACTTAGCTAGAACATTCCCTTGTTACCATAGAGTCCTATTTTGTTTATTGGAACCATAGTATCCTATGGAATAGAGAATGGAATGAAACAAATAATCAATAGATTCAGAGTAGTTGAATTAATAATAGAATTGTGTCATCTAATTGGTTGCTAAGAATAAATGTGGACTATTAGCTCTAACCTCATAAGTCATGCTATCAGGGTCAATGTTGTCTTCCAAAATAACCTGCATAATTCACAATACAAAAACTTCTATTTATCAACATTTTACCCTATCATCCAGACAAGAAAAAAAACTACACTATCATGATATTTCTTTTTTTCTTTTTTTTTTGGACGAATATCATGATATTTCTTGGATAAACACAAACTCATATAAATAGTTGTAAGGCAATCATACAGAGAACAACTTTTTCTGGTTATAGAACCTATGAATACAATACTCCTGGGTAGAAATATGTCAGTACAACAAGCAAGGAGTACCTAGGCAATGAGATATGATAACTTAATTCTTCCATTCATGCATGTGTGTGTAGAGGGAGTTGAAACATATTGTAAGACACTACTCAAGTTCAAAACTTAATATCAAACAAATAAAAACACCGAGGATATTACCTGATAGTCATGGGAGTTCTGATATCTCCGAGGAGCTGAAATATAAGAGAACACGTATGAGTTAAAAGTTGTCAAATGTCAAACAGATTACATCATAAGATCAAACAAGGAGCAGAACAGACAATAGCAGATACAACCAATATACCCAAACTAAAGAAAAGAGACATGACCGCAAAATAGGACAATATTAAACCAATTCATAGTTCAAAAATCTTTTCCATAGTTGGAATATAAAAATGTGAACAGATTGTTTCAACCTTTCAAATAAAGAAGCAAGTATCTGATCAATTTATGCTCTAGGCAAAGCACTATCCAGAGAAAATTAATTTAGGGGTGAACATTTATTAACTTTGCTGAAATATGCAAACAAAGAACAACAGTAAGAGACTGCAATCTGACTATCCATGTTTGAAACCTCATGACCATAGAACATATTACGTCAATGTTTCGTTGTTTTATCTTCTAAATCATACTTTAACTCTTCTACATGGCCACTCATTTTGTTAGGACCCAGAACAAAAAACAAGTATATAATAATTAATTATGACCTCCCCTAACCCCATCTCCCATAAAAAAGAAAAAAGAAAAAAAAGCATGCAGAACATACATTCTCTGGGGTTGTCACATGTAGAAGTGTTTGCACTTCCTTCACATAGTGGATCCCTTGCCACAGTCTGTTCATTAAGAATAGTCGAAGAGTGCTGGAAAAGCCTTGTTTCTTCACCACTTCGTCCGACAGGATCATTGAACTCGTAGGCATGACGAAAACCAAGATCATAATATGAAGTATTCCCAGGTTCAGTTAACCCAAACTTGTAATAGTTCGTGTTCATTGATGGGTAAGTACTCTCCTACACATGTAAGAAGGAATAAAATTTTATGTGCAATGAAATTGAAATATCTGAAGCGATATCTAATTACAGGCAAGCAACATAAAGATTGTACACGTACAGTCTATATCACAGACAAAACATACAGCATACAGTGTCCAATATGTTGCATCATTAACAGTAGAAAAGTAAGCAATAAGACATCACTATATTTCCATGGCAGTCAATATAATCATCTTTCAGTATAGGACTGCAATTGCAATTAAAAAACAATCCCACATCTGGGTAGCATAATAACACATGTATTGATTCATACCACAATAAACTAGAATATTCTGTAACAATTTTCCTTTGTCAACCTATTTAAACACTAATATTTATGTTTATTTTGGAAATAATTTGGACACCTATAAAAAAGTTTGATTCACCATGTTTGGACAGATGAAAATGAACAGATACGTCACTATAGTACCTGAGCATGTGAATCCCCTGAAAAAATAAAGTTCACATGTTCATAGGTGAGCCCTTCAAAATAGTCCATAAAGCTACCAGCCGAGTTATAGGGACAGCTGTTGTAGGGGTAATGAACTCCCATATGCGGATTCCAACTCATCTTCAGCTACTACAACTCAGACGAGTAATCTAAACGGCACAAAGAGAGACCACAAAGAATGAATCAGTGATAGACACCACAAATTGAACAAAGCAAGCATAACATGGATCCAATAGATGTAAACCAACCTGATATTTCGACAAATAACCACTCCCAATAGCATGTGGTAACAATTCCAGGCCAAAAACTCAACCTGGAGATAATCTAATAGCTTTGCAA
The window above is part of the Fragaria vesca subsp. vesca linkage group LG2, FraVesHawaii_1.0, whole genome shotgun sequence genome. Proteins encoded here:
- the LOC101299446 gene encoding E3 ubiquitin ligase BIG BROTHER-like: MSWNPHMGVHYPYNSCPYNSAGSFMDYFEGLTYEHVNFIFSGDSHAQESTYPSMNTNYYKFGLTEPGNTSYYDLGFRHAYEFNDPVGRSGEETRLFQHSSTILNEQTVARDPLCEGSANTSTCDNPRESPRRYQNSHDYQVILEDNIDPDSMTYEELLELGEAVGTESRGLSQDLLSLLPISKYKCSFFSRKKSRSERCVICQMEYKRGDRQITLPCKHLYHAGCGTRWLSMNKACPICYTEVFGKGSMSEK